One genomic window of Candidatus Tanganyikabacteria bacterium includes the following:
- a CDS encoding class I SAM-dependent methyltransferase, whose protein sequence is MHHAHHSHHATAAPPRKADIRDPAGSIDPEEHLWSQWRSPALIAHGPAATAAFVLAQVGDRPARVLEMGCGTGYLALELARRGHAVLAVDPSEESLGCARHTAALVREEGGALANLRYDCAAFGDWDPPAEAFDTIVFNQSLHHIPDLAATVARARRLLRSGGKVVVCDFVYDRLDEPTAAWLAEMQDLAGLAGAERGDPAPDPAQSRRDLAQQWREKAESHELRGHVALLSALREAFRETAFSWEPYLYTRIANHAPPSRHATLVPWLQATERLRIAEVSIASLCYRFVGLREP, encoded by the coding sequence ATGCACCACGCCCACCACTCCCATCACGCCACCGCGGCGCCGCCCCGCAAGGCCGACATCCGCGACCCGGCCGGGTCGATCGATCCCGAGGAGCACCTCTGGTCGCAGTGGCGATCGCCCGCGCTGATCGCGCACGGGCCGGCCGCCACCGCCGCCTTCGTGCTCGCGCAAGTAGGCGACCGGCCGGCCCGGGTGCTCGAGATGGGCTGCGGCACCGGCTACCTCGCGCTGGAACTGGCCAGGCGCGGCCACGCGGTCCTGGCGGTGGACCCCTCGGAGGAGAGCCTCGGGTGCGCCCGCCACACGGCCGCTCTCGTGCGGGAAGAGGGCGGCGCCCTCGCAAACCTGCGCTACGACTGCGCGGCCTTCGGCGACTGGGACCCGCCCGCCGAGGCGTTCGACACTATCGTCTTCAACCAGTCCCTGCACCACATCCCCGATCTCGCGGCCACGGTCGCCAGGGCGCGAAGGCTGCTGCGAAGCGGCGGGAAGGTGGTCGTCTGCGACTTCGTATACGACCGCCTCGACGAGCCCACGGCGGCCTGGCTTGCCGAGATGCAGGATCTGGCCGGTCTGGCCGGAGCCGAACGCGGAGATCCCGCTCCGGATCCGGCGCAGAGCCGGCGCGACCTCGCGCAGCAATGGCGCGAAAAGGCGGAGTCCCATGAGCTCCGTGGGCATGTCGCCCTGCTCTCGGCGCTGCGCGAGGCATTCCGGGAGACCGCATTCTCCTGGGAGCCGTACCTCTACACCCGCATCGCCAACCACGCGCCACCTTCCCGCCACGCGACGCTGGTACCCTGGCTGCAAGCGACCGAACGCCTGCGCATCGCCGAGGTCTCCATCGCCTCCCTCTGCTACCGCTTCGTGGGCCTCCGCGAGCCGTAG
- the ppsA gene encoding phosphoenolpyruvate synthase: MARYVLEFHEIGLADVAVVGGKGAHLGELSRIEGLRVPAGFCVTTDAFRRVWTEASLADGLDRLAGLKPADREAIRTVSAEIRQILEAAAIPDDVAEAIAGQVARLGEQAAFAVRSSATAEDLPTASFAGQHDTYLDVAGPAAILQHIRRCWASLFTERAVTYRLQNGIDGRQVQMAVVVQRMVFPRAAGVMFTADPVTSSRKVVSIEATCGLGDALVSGLQNADGYKVRAGEIVGRTIARKHLAAHAAPAAGTRERSIEPELQDQPALSDPQVLRLAELGRRIEAHFGSPQDVEWCLEGDEFQIVQSRPITALFPVPEADDGENHVYISVGHQQMMTDPMKPLGLSIWQLTTPRPMVVAGGRLFVDVARDLASPATRAGLLEVAGRSDPLIRDALQTVLDRGDFIRLLPDDLPGAPPVGGAPAGAAQARIEPDPAIVAELIARSETSIADMRREIRTRSGPALLDFILADIGELRRILFDPGSIQAIMAGMSATWWLNEKLMAWLGEKNAADTLSQSVPHNVTSEMGLALLDVADAIRPHPGVVAFLQDGAGEGFLDELPGLPGGKETRDAIQGWLARYGMRCAGEIDITRPRWAERPDALVPILLGDIEHFEPGAGKRRFEQGRQEARDKERELLGRLRALPDGEEKAEEAGRMIERLRTFSGYREYPKYGMVSRYFVYKQALLEEAERLVAARVVREIEDIFYLTIQEIQDVVATKTVDDRLIASRKDAFRSYQALTPPRVLTSDGETLAGAYRRGDLPEGALPGLPVSAGTVEGRARVVLEMAEARLEPGDILVTAYTDPSWTPVFVAIEGLVTEVGGLMTHGAVIAREYGVPAVVGVEHATRRIRDGQRIRVHGTDGYVEILH; this comes from the coding sequence ATGGCCCGCTACGTGCTGGAGTTCCACGAAATCGGCCTGGCCGACGTCGCGGTTGTCGGTGGCAAGGGCGCGCACCTGGGGGAACTCTCGCGGATCGAGGGCCTCCGCGTACCGGCCGGCTTCTGCGTGACGACGGACGCCTTCCGGCGGGTCTGGACGGAAGCCTCGCTCGCCGACGGGCTCGATCGGCTGGCGGGCCTGAAGCCGGCCGATCGCGAGGCGATCCGCACGGTAAGCGCCGAGATCCGCCAGATTCTGGAGGCTGCCGCCATCCCTGACGACGTGGCCGAGGCGATCGCCGGCCAGGTTGCCCGACTCGGCGAGCAAGCCGCATTCGCCGTCCGGTCCAGCGCGACGGCGGAGGATCTGCCGACGGCCTCCTTCGCGGGCCAGCACGATACCTACCTCGACGTCGCGGGGCCGGCGGCGATCCTGCAGCACATCAGGCGGTGCTGGGCCTCGCTGTTCACCGAGCGGGCCGTGACGTACCGACTCCAGAACGGCATCGACGGCCGGCAGGTCCAGATGGCCGTGGTCGTGCAGCGGATGGTCTTCCCGCGGGCGGCCGGCGTCATGTTCACGGCCGACCCCGTCACGTCCAGCCGGAAGGTCGTCTCGATCGAGGCCACTTGCGGCCTGGGCGACGCCCTGGTCTCCGGCCTCCAGAACGCGGACGGCTACAAGGTGCGCGCCGGCGAGATCGTCGGCAGGACCATCGCCAGGAAGCATCTCGCCGCCCACGCCGCGCCGGCTGCCGGAACGCGGGAGCGGTCGATCGAACCGGAACTGCAGGATCAGCCTGCGCTATCCGACCCCCAAGTCCTGCGCCTCGCGGAGCTGGGCCGGCGAATCGAAGCGCACTTCGGCAGTCCCCAGGACGTCGAGTGGTGCCTGGAGGGCGACGAGTTCCAAATCGTGCAGAGCCGGCCGATCACCGCGCTGTTCCCCGTCCCTGAGGCGGACGACGGCGAAAACCATGTCTACATCTCGGTCGGGCACCAGCAGATGATGACCGATCCCATGAAGCCTCTGGGCCTTTCCATCTGGCAGCTGACGACCCCGCGGCCGATGGTCGTGGCCGGCGGGCGGCTGTTCGTCGACGTCGCCAGGGACCTGGCTTCGCCGGCTACCCGGGCGGGCTTGCTGGAGGTGGCGGGAAGGTCCGATCCGCTCATCCGGGACGCGCTCCAGACCGTCCTCGACCGCGGCGACTTCATCCGCTTGCTCCCGGACGATCTGCCCGGCGCGCCGCCGGTGGGCGGCGCGCCGGCGGGTGCGGCGCAGGCCCGGATCGAGCCAGATCCGGCCATCGTCGCCGAACTGATCGCGCGCAGCGAGACCTCCATCGCGGACATGCGGCGCGAGATCCGGACCAGATCGGGACCGGCGCTGCTCGATTTCATCCTGGCCGACATCGGCGAGCTCAGGCGCATCCTGTTCGACCCAGGGAGCATCCAGGCGATCATGGCGGGGATGAGCGCCACCTGGTGGCTCAACGAGAAGCTCATGGCGTGGCTCGGCGAGAAGAACGCCGCCGACACGCTAAGCCAATCGGTCCCCCACAACGTCACGTCGGAGATGGGGCTGGCGCTCCTGGACGTCGCGGACGCGATCCGGCCGCATCCGGGCGTGGTGGCTTTCCTGCAAGACGGCGCGGGCGAGGGCTTCCTGGACGAGCTGCCCGGGCTCCCGGGCGGAAAGGAAACACGGGACGCCATCCAGGGCTGGCTCGCCAGGTACGGCATGCGCTGTGCGGGCGAAATCGACATCACGCGGCCGCGCTGGGCCGAACGGCCCGACGCCCTGGTGCCGATCCTCCTGGGCGACATCGAGCACTTCGAACCGGGCGCCGGCAAGCGGCGCTTCGAGCAGGGGCGGCAGGAGGCCCGGGACAAGGAGCGGGAGCTGCTGGGGCGCCTGCGGGCCCTACCCGACGGAGAAGAGAAAGCCGAGGAGGCCGGGCGCATGATCGAGCGGCTACGGACCTTCAGCGGCTACCGGGAGTACCCGAAATACGGCATGGTCAGCCGCTACTTCGTCTACAAGCAGGCCCTGCTCGAAGAGGCCGAGCGCCTCGTGGCGGCCCGCGTGGTCCGCGAAATCGAGGACATCTTCTACCTCACGATCCAGGAAATCCAGGACGTCGTGGCCACCAAGACGGTCGACGACCGGCTCATCGCCAGCCGCAAGGACGCGTTCCGGTCGTACCAGGCGCTGACGCCGCCCCGGGTGCTCACGTCCGACGGCGAGACCCTCGCGGGAGCGTACCGGCGCGGCGACCTGCCGGAGGGTGCGCTGCCCGGCTTGCCGGTATCCGCCGGAACCGTCGAGGGTCGGGCCCGCGTGGTCCTGGAAATGGCGGAGGCCCGCCTCGAACCGGGTGACATCCTGGTCACCGCTTACACCGACCCGAGCTGGACGCCCGTTTTCGTCGCGATCGAGGGCCTGGTGACGGAGGTGGGGGGCCTCATGACCCATGGCGCCGTGATCGCTCGGGAGTACGGCGTGCCGGCCGTCGTGGGCGTGGAGCACGCTACCCGGCGAATCCGGGACGGCCAGCGGATCCGGGTCCACGGGACGGACGGGTACGTCGAGATCTTGCACTAG